A window from Methanobacterium formicicum DSM 3637 encodes these proteins:
- a CDS encoding flavodoxin family protein produces the protein MRSLMVLYSYHHHNTEKVAEMIVPVLGAEIKWPEDVNPEEIKEYDLIGFGSGIYGGIHHKTLLELADKLPETTDKKAFIFSTSAGVEKSKTIKSHSALREKLQSKGYIIVNEFQCRGFLGKIGLGISRGHPDAQDLKHAEVFAQNLIKAKD, from the coding sequence ATGAGATCTCTCATGGTATTGTATTCATACCACCACCATAACACTGAAAAGGTTGCTGAAATGATTGTACCGGTTTTAGGTGCAGAAATAAAGTGGCCGGAGGATGTCAATCCTGAAGAGATTAAAGAATATGATCTTATCGGTTTTGGATCTGGGATTTACGGTGGAATACATCATAAAACACTACTCGAACTAGCAGATAAATTACCTGAAACCACAGATAAGAAAGCATTTATTTTCTCAACCAGTGCAGGAGTTGAAAAATCTAAAACCATCAAATCTCACTCCGCCCTTAGGGAAAAACTACAATCGAAGGGGTACATAATTGTTAATGAATTTCAGTGTAGAGGATTTTTAGGGAAAATAGGATTGGGAATAAGTAGGGGTCACCCTGATGCTCAGGATCTCAAACATGCCGAAGTATTTGCTCAAAACCTTATTAAAGCAAAAGATTAA
- a CDS encoding flavodoxin family protein encodes MEEKNKSLIVLYSYHHYNTEKIAGVFSKILDAEIKWPDEINPEEILKYDLIGFGSGIYSAKHDGSLLELADELSEVNDKKAFIFSTAGISGESKKIKDHSKLREKLESKGYIIVDEFQCKGFNTNSFLRLFGGMNKGRPNDQDLKNAEEFANKLKKERKNK; translated from the coding sequence ATGGAAGAGAAAAATAAATCATTAATTGTTCTGTATTCATACCATCATTATAATACAGAGAAAATAGCTGGAGTCTTCTCTAAAATTCTTGATGCAGAAATAAAATGGCCAGATGAAATAAATCCGGAAGAAATTCTAAAATATGATTTAATAGGTTTTGGATCGGGAATTTATAGTGCCAAACATGATGGATCTCTACTTGAACTTGCCGATGAACTATCAGAAGTGAATGATAAAAAAGCATTTATTTTTTCTACTGCTGGAATCAGTGGGGAATCCAAAAAAATCAAAGATCACTCTAAACTCAGGGAAAAACTAGAATCAAAAGGATATATAATTGTTGATGAATTTCAATGTAAAGGATTCAACACCAATAGTTTCCTTAGACTGTTTGGTGGAATGAATAAGGGCAGACCTAATGATCAAGACCTTAAAAATGCTGAAGAGTTTGCTAATAAACTAAAAAAAGAGCGTAAGAATAAATAG
- the uppS gene encoding polyprenyl diphosphate synthase, with translation MSALTPLYRIYEWYISRNLRPENMPKHVAIIMDGNRRFSKIQGNLDAIDGHKKGIDTLERVLDWCVDLGIEIVTAYAFSTENFKRPPKEVEGLMQLFKENFEGIARNKKIHDNQVRVKAVGKLELLPEDVREAIRIAEKSTAHYNKRQVNIAIGYDGRMEIVDAIKKIVKEVQEGKITTDDIDEELVNSNLYTAGLEDPNLIIRTSGEERLSGFLLWQSSYSELYFCDSLWPELRKVDFLRALRSYQERERRYGV, from the coding sequence ATGTCAGCATTAACACCACTTTACAGGATTTATGAATGGTACATCTCCCGTAACCTCCGACCAGAGAACATGCCCAAACATGTAGCTATTATTATGGATGGAAATCGTCGTTTTTCTAAAATCCAGGGAAATCTTGATGCCATTGATGGTCATAAGAAAGGGATTGATACCTTAGAACGGGTTCTGGACTGGTGTGTTGATCTGGGTATTGAAATCGTAACTGCCTATGCTTTCTCCACTGAAAACTTCAAAAGACCACCCAAGGAAGTGGAGGGGTTAATGCAACTTTTCAAGGAAAATTTCGAGGGAATAGCCCGTAACAAAAAGATTCACGACAACCAGGTCCGGGTAAAGGCAGTGGGTAAACTGGAACTTCTACCTGAAGATGTCAGGGAAGCGATCCGTATCGCTGAAAAATCAACTGCCCACTACAATAAAAGACAGGTGAACATTGCCATAGGTTACGATGGACGTATGGAGATTGTTGATGCCATAAAAAAGATAGTTAAAGAAGTTCAGGAAGGAAAAATAACCACCGATGATATTGATGAGGAACTGGTAAACAGTAACCTCTACACTGCTGGTCTGGAGGATCCTAACCTGATTATCAGGACCAGTGGTGAGGAAAGACTCAGTGGATTCCTGTTATGGCAATCATCATACTCTGAACTCTATTTCTGCGATAGTTTATGGCCAGAACTCAGGAAAGTTGACTTTTTAAGGGCTTTACGTTCTTATCAGGAGAGGGAAAGGCGATACGGGGTTTAG
- the mtxX gene encoding methanogenesis marker protein Mmp4/MtxX, translated as MKIAAGVGENQAIIQAAGKVDFEVVLTESEEELLDLLLNGEVDAAIRGSLSASHLLKMLREKYPEVYRASLLELKGHHVLLAPVGIDEGDTLEQKKKLIEYGAQFLYRLGLNPKIAVISGGRPQDIGRSPQIDKSIMEGEELTRITRDKYEVKHYFALIEDAVDDGANMILAPDGICGNLIFRSLVLLGFVKSHGAVALGIDEIFIDTSRSQSEEGYLCALKLAEKLVKTK; from the coding sequence ATGAAAATCGCAGCTGGTGTGGGTGAAAATCAGGCTATAATCCAGGCAGCAGGTAAAGTTGACTTTGAAGTTGTTTTAACCGAATCTGAAGAGGAACTGCTGGACTTACTATTAAATGGAGAAGTTGATGCTGCAATTAGGGGGTCCCTTAGTGCATCCCATCTACTTAAAATGCTCAGGGAAAAGTATCCTGAAGTCTACCGTGCATCCTTACTGGAACTTAAAGGACACCATGTGCTCCTGGCTCCGGTGGGCATAGATGAGGGAGACACCCTGGAACAGAAAAAGAAACTTATTGAATATGGGGCTCAATTTCTGTATCGGCTAGGTTTAAATCCTAAAATAGCAGTTATTTCTGGGGGAAGACCACAGGATATAGGTAGAAGTCCACAGATTGATAAAAGTATCATGGAAGGTGAAGAGTTAACCCGGATCACAAGGGATAAATATGAGGTTAAACATTACTTTGCATTAATAGAAGATGCTGTTGATGATGGAGCCAACATGATACTGGCACCAGATGGTATCTGTGGGAATCTGATTTTTCGCAGCCTTGTTTTACTGGGTTTTGTTAAAAGCCATGGGGCAGTGGCTCTTGGTATTGATGAGATATTCATTGACACTTCCCGATCCCAGAGTGAAGAAGGATACCTGTGTGCTTTGAAACTGGCAGAAAAACTGGTTAAAACAAAATAA